One Rhinolophus sinicus isolate RSC01 linkage group LG06, ASM3656204v1, whole genome shotgun sequence DNA window includes the following coding sequences:
- the LOC141572443 gene encoding LOW QUALITY PROTEIN: olfactory receptor 51J1-like (The sequence of the model RefSeq protein was modified relative to this genomic sequence to represent the inferred CDS: inserted 1 base in 1 codon) yields MKNSNSSLEFLPTAFILVGIPGLEAEHIWMSIPFILMYIIIFLGNGTILHVIRRDVALHQPMYLFLAMLALVEVGVSASTLPTVLGIFLFGTTEISFDACLLQMFSIHSFSIMESAVLLAMSMDRFVAIYSPLHYAAILTLPRIFGTGAVIGLKSMMLMAPLPMLLRRLPFCGHNTLSHSYCLHPNLIHLPCGDISINNIYGLFIVTSTFGLDSLLIVVSYGLILHTVLNIATGRARRXLNTCGSHVCAVLAYYVPMIGLSMVHRFGHHVSPLLHAMMANAYLFFPPIVNPIVYSIKTKEIRGIVQMVSKKRSRV; encoded by the exons ATGAAGAACTCTAATAGCTCTTTGGAGTTCTTACCTACAGCGTTCATTCTGGTTGGCATCCCAGGGCTGGAGGCAGAGCACATATGGATGTCCATCCCCTTCATCCTGATGTACATTATTATCTTCCTTGGGAATGGCACCATTCTTCATGTCATCAGAAGAGACGTTGCCCTACACCAGCCCATGTACCTCTTTCTTGCCATGTTGGCACTGGTTGAGGTGGGTGTCTCTGCATCCACACTACCTACAGTGCTAGGCATCTTCCTTTTTGGCACGACTGAAATTAGTTTTGATGCATGTCTTCTCCAGATGTTCTCTATTCATTCTTTCTCTATTATGGAGTCAGCTGTATTGCTGGCCATGTCCATGGACCGATTTGTGGCCATCTACAGCCCACTGCACTATGCAGCCATCCTAACCCTGCCCCGCATCTTTGGCACAGGAGCTGTAATTGGGCTGAAAAGCATGATGCTCATGGCCCCATTGCCCATGCTCTTACGGCGCCTGCCTTTCTGTGGCCATAATACCCTCTCCCATTCCTATTGCCTCCACCCCAACCTTATCCATCTACCTTGTGGGGACATTTCTATCAACAACATCTATGGGCTTTTCATTGTTACCTCCACTTTTGGGCTGGATTCACTACTCATTGTGGTCTCCTATGGGCTCATACTCCACACTGTACTGAATATTGCCACTGGGAGGGCGAGAA TGCTCAACACATGTGGCTCACATGTCTGTGCTGTGCTTGCTTACTACGTGCCCATGATTGGCTTGTCAATGGTGCACCGCTTTGGACACCATGTGTCCCCTTTACTGCATGCTATGATGGCCAATGCTTACTTGTTCTTCCCACCCATTGTCAACCCCATTGTGTACAGCATTAAGACTAAGGAAATCCGTGGCATTGTCCAAATGGTATCAAAGAAGAGATCCAGAGTTTAG
- the LOC109436944 gene encoding olfactory receptor 51B6 translates to MWLNTTVSPFLLTGFPGMEKVHHWISIALLVVYISILLGNGTLLFLIRGDHNLHEPMYYFLAMLASTDLGVTLTTMPTVLGVLWLNQREIGHGVCFSQAYFIHTLSIVESGVLLAMAYDRFVAICNPLRYTSILTNTKVMKIGMGVLTRAGLSIMPIIIRLHWFPYCRSHVLSHAFCLHQDIIKLACADITFNRLYPVVVVFAMVLLDFLIISFSYILILKTVMGIASGEERAKALNTCISHICCILVFYVTVVGLTFIHRFGKHAPHVVHITMSYVYFLFPPFMNPVIYSIKTKQIQSGIIRLFSVRHSRA, encoded by the coding sequence ATGTGGCTCAACACAACTGTTTCTCCATTTCTGCTTACTGGCTTTCCAGGCATGGAGAAGGTACATCACTGGATCTCCATTGCATTATTAGTGGTTTACATCTCCATACTTCTTGGTAATGGcactcttctctttctcatcaGGGGTGATCATAACCTCCATGAGCCCATGTACTATTTCTTAGCTATGTTGGCATCTACAGACCTTGGAGTGACATTGACCACGATGCCCACAGTTCTGGGTGTCCTGTGGTTAAATCAAAGAGAGATTGGCCATGGGGTCTGCTTCTCTCAGGCCTACTTTATCCATACTCTTTCTATTGTGGAGTCTGGTGTTTTGCTTGCCATGGCCTATGACCGTTTTGTTGCCATCTGCAACCCCTTGAGATATACTTCCATCCTGACCAACACCAAGGTAATGAAGATTGGGATGGGGGTATTAACAAGGGCTGGTCTGTCAATTATGCCAATAATTATTCGCCTTCACTGGTTTCCCTATTGTCGATCCCATGTACTTTCCCATGCTTTCTGTCTACACCAAGATATCATCAAGTTAGCCTGTGCTGACATCACCTTCAATCGTCTCTATCCAGTTGTGGTTGTATTTGCAATGGTCTTGTTGGACTTTTTGATCATATCTTTTTCCTACATTTTGATCCTCAAGACTGTCATGGGAATTGCTTCTGGAGAAGAAAGGGCCAAGGCCCTCAACACATGTATCTCCCATATCTGCTGTATCCTGGTCTTCTATGTCACTGTAGTTGGTCTGACATTTATCCATAGGTTTGGAAAACATGCTCCTCATGTTGTCCACATCACAATGAGCTATGTAtacttcctttttcccccttttatgaACCCTGTTATCTACAGCATTAAAACCAAGCAGATCCAGAGTGGAATAATTCGCTTATTCTCAGTGCGTCATAGTAGAGCATAA